One window from the genome of Synechococcus sp. PROS-7-1 encodes:
- a CDS encoding pentapeptide repeat-containing protein, protein MQRRLLAPLLALWLVFGLLLPSAEAAMDYAKQVLIGADFSNRDMQGVTFNLTNLREADLSGSDLQGASLYGAKLQDANLSRTNLRDATLDSAVLNGTDLTDAVLEDAFAFNTRFIDVTISGADFTNVPLRGDVLKTLCAAAEGTNPVTGRDTRDTLGC, encoded by the coding sequence ATGCAACGCCGTCTGCTGGCTCCACTGCTTGCCTTGTGGCTGGTGTTCGGCCTCCTGCTTCCCTCCGCTGAGGCAGCGATGGATTACGCCAAACAGGTGCTGATCGGAGCTGATTTCTCCAACCGGGACATGCAGGGGGTGACCTTCAACCTCACCAACCTGCGCGAGGCTGATCTCTCTGGCAGTGACCTGCAAGGGGCCAGCTTGTACGGCGCCAAGCTGCAGGACGCCAATCTCAGCCGCACCAATCTCCGCGACGCCACGCTGGATTCCGCCGTGCTCAACGGCACGGATCTCACCGATGCCGTTCTGGAAGACGCCTTCGCGTTCAACACCCGTTTCATCGACGTGACGATCAGCGGCGCTGACTTCACGAACGTGCCCTTGCGTGGTGATGTGCTCAAAACCCTTTGTGCAGCGGCAGAGGGCACCAACCCCGTGACTGGACGGGACACCCGCGACACCCTGGGCTGCTGA
- a CDS encoding AAA family ATPase translates to MHVRIAISGAHSQGKSTLVWDWVKRHPHYMREEEPFRALHSEGYDIQFRQECNRLHNGIQMYYNASRVNAYQSSDECVIFDRAPVDYIAYSQYTADYGTTDINDAFVEAMVPRVRNTLQNLDLIVFIPISDQWPVEMEDDGIRPIDLPYRSEVDAIFKQIYRDQRFNVMPSLNAPQLIELWGSREERLDRIEKVIRA, encoded by the coding sequence ATGCACGTGCGAATCGCGATCAGCGGAGCCCATTCCCAGGGAAAAAGCACATTGGTTTGGGATTGGGTGAAACGGCATCCTCACTACATGCGCGAGGAGGAGCCCTTTCGAGCGCTTCACAGCGAGGGCTATGACATCCAATTTCGCCAGGAATGCAATCGCCTCCATAACGGCATTCAGATGTATTACAACGCCAGCCGAGTGAATGCCTATCAATCCAGCGACGAATGCGTGATCTTCGATCGCGCGCCAGTGGATTACATCGCATACTCGCAATACACCGCCGACTACGGCACCACTGACATCAACGATGCATTCGTTGAAGCCATGGTTCCCAGGGTGAGAAACACACTTCAGAACCTGGATCTAATCGTTTTCATCCCCATCAGCGACCAATGGCCTGTGGAGATGGAAGACGATGGAATTCGCCCTATTGACCTGCCCTACCGCAGTGAGGTTGATGCCATTTTCAAACAGATCTACCGCGACCAGCGATTCAATGTGATGCCCTCGCTGAACGCACCGCAACTGATCGAACTTTGGGGATCCCGCGAGGAGCGGCTTGACCGCATTGAAAAAGTCATCAGGGCGTGA